The DNA region TGCTCGCTGGCGTCATCGGCACGCTGTACCGCTTGCGCAACGTGGCCGGAGATGTCGTTCATGGCATCCCCCATGCGCTGCATGGCGCCGGTCATGCGAGCGATCTCGCTCAACTGATGCTGCGCACCGGTTTCCAGCGTGCCGCTGGCCTTGGCGAGGTCATGACCCAGTTCGCCAAGCCCGCGTGTGTCGCGCACCACACCGTCGACCAGGCCGGTAATCTGCGCCAGAAACTGCTCGAACCGCTGCGCCAGCGGCACGCGTTTGGCCGAACGCTCACTGGTCTGGCTATCCGGGGAGAACTTGTTGGTGGTGGCCAGCATGCGATCGAGCATGTCCTGGTTCTCGACCGCCTCGGCCTGATTCTGCACGGCCAGATAGACCAGAATCGCGCTTTCAACAACCACATACACCGCATGCACAAGCACCATGCTCCAGCCAAAACCGTGGTGCATGACGTAAACCGGGTAGCCGGAATGCTGCAAGGCATGGAAACCGATGTGGTGCAGGGCGATGGTGACGGCCGCGACCACAATCGGCAGCCAGTCGCGGTAGAAGGTCAGCACGGCCAGCAAGACGAAGATGCCGAAGTGTATCTCGACCTGCCCGTGTGTCTGATTGATGTGCAGTGCGGTCATGACCATCAGCCCGACGCCCATGCAGCAGCGCATCATTCGGGTGCCGCCAATGACGCGATACAGCGCGGTCAGCACCACAGCGGTGCCACCACCTACCACCACCGCCTGGGTGAACGTATCAAACCAGAACGCCAGCCCCAGCGCGTACACAAACAATAGCCAGATCAGACCCAGCATGATCCGGTCAGCCTTGCGGTAATGTTCCAGAAACCGAGGGGCTACGCGCATCTAACACATCCTTTTGAAGTGCATTACGACAGGGAAGCCTTGTCGGTGTCCGGTATTCACGAGCAAAAGCCCGGCCAAAGCCCTGCGCAGAGAATAGCTTCTGCCATAGATTCAGAAATATATTATTCAGCCAATGTCGCGACACCCTCATCACTCAGGCCTTCAGCCCGCGGCGCGACGCAGATCCGTGACGCGGAGCGTCACCCAAGGCATTCCCACGCTGGAGCGTGAGGAACGATAGTGCTCTCTGACGATCGTTCCCGCGCTCCAGCGTGGTAACGCCGTTCTGGACGCTCTGCGTCCGCTCTTGATCAGCGTTTCAATGCCGCAGCAGTTTGCGCAGTGGCACGCCGTCTTTCATGACCGGGGATTTGATGACGATGTAGCTGAAGTACTTGGAGATGCCGATGTTCTTGTCCAGCAGTTCTTC from Pseudomonas syringae includes:
- a CDS encoding methyl-accepting chemotaxis protein, producing the protein MRVAPRFLEHYRKADRIMLGLIWLLFVYALGLAFWFDTFTQAVVVGGGTAVVLTALYRVIGGTRMMRCCMGVGLMVMTALHINQTHGQVEIHFGIFVLLAVLTFYRDWLPIVVAAVTIALHHIGFHALQHSGYPVYVMHHGFGWSMVLVHAVYVVVESAILVYLAVQNQAEAVENQDMLDRMLATTNKFSPDSQTSERSAKRVPLAQRFEQFLAQITGLVDGVVRDTRGLGELGHDLAKASGTLETGAQHQLSEIARMTGAMQRMGDAMNDISGHVAQAVQRADDASEQVAHGRDSVDRAQSEITQLAARINTTDVTVQALANQSEQIGKVLDVIGSIAEQTNLLALNAAIEAARAGEQGRGFAVVADEVRSLAQRTATSTKEIQTIIEDLQSGSRQAATAMSDSLQGVGRCVENSQRASESLRSVGEGIGHITRLNGLIATTTEQQAAASREIADQLRSVQTIAEHTAANIGVLATSSQSLSPLAIRLEALGQSFHS